The stretch of DNA TTGTATTACTTGAAGCGTAGAGTGGGAAGGTCTTTTAAGTTTGTACAATATAAAAACATTGACTTGGGCTATTTCTAAGCTAACTCGAACAAAATTGTTCCTAGACCTTATACTTACTGCGAAACTTCGAAATCAGAAGAGCTTGTAAAAAACGATAGCCGGATAAGGGTAACTTATCATTCAGAGAGGTTGATCACAAACATTGCTGAAACGCTTTTGATTGGTTGAAGCAAAATCAGAAACACTTGGAGATTTCACGTTACAAATTTCACATTGATTGTGTGACTCATTTCATAGCAATAAGAAAAATTAAACCAGATACATGGCACGACAATTTTTGCCTTCGTTTTTGATTACTAATTTTGGAAACAAATACAACCACTCATTTTGGCAATATAGTATTTAAAATAAGTTGTCTCTTGTAGAAATTGTACGCTGCCGATACACATGTGCGCTGCCGATACACAAGTACGCTGCCGATACACATGTACGCCGCCGATACACAAGTACGCCGCCGATACACAAGTACGCCGCCGATACACATGTACGCCGCCGATACATTTGTACGCTGCGATACACAAGTATGCTGCCGATACACATGTACGCCGCCGATACACAAGTACGCCGCCGATACACATGTATGCTGCCGATACACATGTACGCTGCCGATACACATATACGCTGCCGATACACAAGTACGCTGCCGATACACATGTACGCTGCCGATACAGAAGTACGCTGCCAATACACAAGTACGCTGCCGATACACATGTACGCTGTCGATACACATGTACGCTGCCGATACATGTGTACGCTGCCGATACACATGTACGGTGCCGATACACATGTACGCCGCCGATACACATGTATGCTGCCAATACATTTGTACGCTGCCGATACACAAGTATGCTGCCGATACACATGTACACTGCCGATACACATGTACGCTGCCGATACAAATGTATGCTGCCGATACACATGTACTCTGCCGATACACATGTACGCTGCCGATACACATGTACGCTGCCGATACACATATGCGCTGCTGATGCACATGCCAGTTGTATTGAAGCTATGAAAGCTGCAAACATGGGTTGAAACAGTAGTTACAAATGCCAGTGTATTCACCGCATTGGTCTTATAGAAGCTCAGAAATGCTCATCACCTTACCAAAGTTTAAGACATGCTTCCGTTACAAGAAAAAGTTGGAGGAGCTCAGACTAGATACCTTGGCTGCACCACTAATTAGGAAAACCTATTGAAATTTATGAGTTATTGTTGTCATTTTGATTGATAATCAAATATCAAATGTAtttgtatgtaatatgtaatatttgtatatatttgtattatcaAATGTGTATGTCTTCACACATAAGAACAAACTGAGACACATCTATCTACCTGTGATGACCAAAATttacattaaaggttgacttgcaacaagttattgcatttacattacagttatttggtatcaaaaggttcaccatgtcttactctactgtgttgaaggtgaaaaatatgtggaaatgtgattgcaagcacttaaaagttcaaaaatgcaaaaatcaaatcaaaattcaaaaatcacatttccacatattttgcacctactacacagcagagtaagactcggtgaactttttgataccaaataattttaatgcgaattttgttacaagtcaacctttaagaataaATCAATGTCTTGCAACTTACCTAAAATTCTGACTGTTGTCAAAGCCTGAAAGACAGTGAAGTTTATCactatttgtttttttagctttttttcgAATCAATTGTTTCAATACTGTGGCAACAGCGCATGCAGAATCTCCTACTGCACTAATTGCACTTTTATCTGCGCGAGAAACAAGAAAGCAGCTCATGTATTTATTTTTCCCTATACTCTGAAGTACTCCACAAGTGGCAGCAGAGAGGCATCGCCGGCAGCATTTGATTGCATCGTACAAAAGGCAGGCCAAGGTGGCAGATCTGAATTTGGTGTCGACAGAGATCAGAATATGTAAAAGGATTATTGTAAGTTGAAGATATTCTAAAGCAGTGGTTCTTAACATTTTTAAGTGTATTTCTCACTTTGACAAACCACACTTCGACATTTCCCCTTCTCTAACAGCAAAAAATTGTGGTATTTTTGCCACTCTCAGATTGCAGGAGAAGGCTTCTCAAATAGCATTTTGCCATACAGTCAAAatgaatcaattattaattgaactgtgatagaaatcatattttatggatagtttatcatgatatactttttatttatggaaaaatgaAGTTCAAGATAAACACAACAATAGAGTAATTTAACTATCCAATAAGCTGCTTGATACATCACGAGGCTTGGTTTCTGTATTAATACTGTTGTACCCACAATGAAAGCATGTGTCTGCACCATGTATGTGGTGAAAATACAGTACAACAGCTATATCCTTGAAATGCGCGTAATCAATATTCTCAATCTGAAGTTTGAGAATTTCCCACCTCAAATTTCCCACTGGTTAAGAACCCCTGTTCTAGAGTGACGCTTCTAgtaaacacatatatatatatgtgtacataacTGTACTGCTCTTGCAAATAGGCAACTTAAAACTGCTACTAGAACCTTGCATTTCTTTCGAGTGAAAATGACAAtggtgtaatagctatgtggAATCACTGGGAGATGATACATGTACGAAGGAATTACTAATATTGCCCCGGATTGGTCTGACAAATACGTTGCCATAAACACTCCCAAAAACTCAAGCCTCCCTTTTCTCCTAAATCGATAAACTACCCTCGGGAATACGAAAGTGACCGACATCCTTCATTACAGTTCCCTAttaactttcaaagtttttaaaatctggTGGAAGTAAGAAGGCTAAAGGTCAGTCTGACCTTCAGTTTCTTTGTGATTTGGGCTATGTCGCCTTGAAGCGCGAGTATTTCTGACTCAGCACTGGCTATCAACGCCCTCTTCCTGCTATTCACGAGCAGCAGGTCAGCGAGCATCTCACTGAATGTTTTATGGTATTGGCCAATCGCGGCTTGAATATGAGCTTCAAGATCTATTGAAGGGTCACCACTAGGTCGCCTGaaaagagaacacaacttcTTCAGATGTTTCTAGTCGATCTACTGTAAAATAACCTGAAGGGCTAATACTACAGTATACGTTATCACTCGGCCTGATGCACTAGTAGTCTAGTACGCACTGAAAACAACATCTGATGATAAAGGAATAAAACTAAGGCTACAGTGGACAGACTAAGGCTACAGTGGACAGACTAAGGCTACAATGGACAGACTAAGGCTACAGTGGACAGACTAAAGCTACAGTGGACAGACTAAGGCTACAGTGGACAGACTAAGGCTACAATGGACAGACTAAGGCTACAGTGGACAGACTAAGGCTACAGTGGACAGACTAAGGCTACAGGGGACAGACTAAGGCTACAGTGGACAGACTAAGGCTACAGTGGACAGACTAAGGCTACAATGGACAGACTAAGGCTACAGTGGACAGACTAAAGCTACAGTGGACAGACTAAGGCTACAGTGGACAGACTAAGGCTACAATGGACAGACTAAGGCTACAGTGGACAGACTAAGGCTACAGGGGACAGACTAAGGCTACAGGGGACAGACTAAGGCTACTGTGGACAGACCAAATACATGATTGTTCGAGGTGTGATAGCAGTCAAGTTTCTTTCTTAAAATTCGTACAGGACAGACAACATTGCTCTAAGTCAGGAGTGATTTTAACGTAAAACTATGTGTAATCAACTGTTTGGCACTACCGTTGACGAACACTAGCATAGGTCCCAGTAGACTGCTGTAAGGCACATTTCTCTGAATTACAATTGCCAATTTTAATAACATACTATGTACCGCTGCAATAGCGGTACATAACATACTATATGTTATGTACCGCTGCAATAGCGGTACATAACATACTATATGTTATGTACCGCTGCAATAGCGGTAcataacatattatatgttatgtaCCGCTGCAATAGTGGTACATAACATACTATATGTTATGTACCACTGCAATAGCTGCCTATAACTCTTAGAGTCAGCTAATAGCAACAACCCGCAGTTGATGCTTCCCCATAGTTACTAATATTATAAAAGTTCCTAGTAAGTTTTATTCTGTATGTCTATCTTAATTCTCTAACTTGAAAGCAGCCACTGCTCCTAATAAATTAGGGGTCCAATCGTGGGGTGTGGTGCACCGCTTTTAGCCATCATATAACTGAGCAACTGAGACAAGCATATCTATTCCAATACTTGAAGATTTTGTGTTGGCTTCTAAAGACTACACAGGCAAATCAAATGCATCTTTTCCAAAGCCAACGCATTGCCTACGGCTCATTGACATGTTCTCGATACATCGTTTAGAAACGAACGTATTGATCTACATCGGTAAAGATCAAACTGACAGTCTGACACATCTGTGGTTGGCTGAAATAGTTGATTATCTCCATTAAAAATCGTAATTCGTTTTTGCTTGTTTTCAAAGCAAGCTAGTTTCATAGAAGATTCACTTTCGAGCAAGCAAACAACTATTTCTATATAGACAAAAATATTCTCACTTGTACCAGATATACGAAAGCCACTAATACAGTCTAATTGTTTATGAAATATTGTAGATAATCCTATTTGTTAATTAAACATTTCATTAAACCATTAAATATTCTGGTTTACACTCTATAGTTCTATTAGTCCTTAGGACTAATAGAactatagtttaagtatatttCACTAGATcattaatttcaaccaaagaaaACACAACAGACCTGATTGACCAAACCAATTCAagtagagttatcttctctctcaTTCCTACACCCTTACTATCACTGGTTCAGGAATATGATAGAAGATGAGATGGCATATATGCAAGCAGGCTCTGGAGTATCGTGAATAGTGCCAATACAAAGTCAATAAATGATAAATTTTCTGCAATGTTGtattttgctgtttaaaaactttgacaTATCAGTATCATTTTGATATACTTTATCTATTAatttgatatattatttatatatacagtcaaacatggataactcgaacttcaagggaccgagcaagtgttcaaattatcagaacgttcaagttatcagagcactgtcacaagtccatatatttacttatttattagtagatacatgtacatatacaaactataatataaatcaaaagcacaaatggcttgtttcaaattaaatgcttctaatgtaaagtttaaaacgttttcatgaaaaagtatagagatttttctatcacttgagattggtttgttgtttgaggtgatgttattgccaggacgtttttcagattgacattggcaaaacttgatcgttgttgaaatgctcaaaagaaaagacattttcttcttttggggttttacccacgatcaattttgccgttttttcttgaagtttatgcagattaccttactttacctgggattcgttaagagcaacactccgaggcagttcaattagaagttttacgaggttttacggtacattctatatcactcacgcttttttaatagatacttattgaatgtacacacgtattctgtgtttaggtcaaacgatgaatagttttttgtagctccgacaacgtatacgtttaattacaacattttttaagacgttttaaacattcaacattccgacgttgattcaacatggaatcaacgtcggaaaactattcatcacgggctagccgggtcacgcactcaaggattttcgccacacacatacaaaacaaaaatcgcatgttgtttttgttttgtatgtgcgtggcgaaaatccttgcgcgcgtgacccggctagcccgtgctattcatcgtatcgcagtataaatcaaatttcaccaaacttttagaaaagtcgttgacaaaaatattttgccgatggtggtaataacgacgcttatgaattacgaaaagatgaagtttacctctatggctttgaataaagtgattttctaaagcgataacaaccgtttcggtaccgttgggcaaaaaaacagttcgaattaacagtgttgagttcgagttatctatagcaatttatcattacgtgggaacggaccaaaggaaatgttcgaattaaccatgtgttcgagctatccgtggacgagttatccatgtttgactgtatatgtagttatttgtatattatttttataaatgtatataaaatatatgcatgaaatattttttatttgatacatatattttacatatacatatatagcatTGCTGAAGCCGTAAGCCATCTTTTTGAAGTCCTTTCGGGTGTTTTGCTAAAGGATGTTTGTTCAATGATGGTGGACCTTATAAGGTTAGCAGGTCTCACTGAGCTATAACCTTTACACATAAAGCTTCATTTTTCCAAACTACGATAGATTACTTACCCTTTTATGAGTAACCATGAGCGAagatttttcttttgaaataaCAAATTCTTAATTGACATAAAAGGCCGGTCATTTCCTGTTAACCATATTGGTACTAAGGTGCAGCCATGAAAAATGCAGGCAAACAAATAATCTCAATTTTTAAACGCACTTttgaaaaacacatttttatacatgaatatatatcatTGCTATTTTAGGTACACTTTATATGTGTTcaattatatacaacataccacaaaacctctatttgaacgacaTGACGCCATAACGctctatttttctacctttcccctatagtggcggtcaaatgttGTAGcggtggtgttgtatttttctaaTAGCTTTTCAGATATTTGGCAAGACATTTTTAACtcttttacgggcgaagcgaatgtcgcctatattttgcactctccttcgagaggagcgacattaacccttcTGGATACTATAAATCTGATaatttacctccaacttgtagatctctaaataaatgtacattgggaagctgagaaatacctctaccagttgatatctattgcttgcaattaacctacgatgcTCCTGCAATGAGCCTGCATTGGAaattgttgaaactttcaattttttatttcactctaaatttgaaggcatattttcattttctaACTATGTTTAACAATGTTGCGAAAAGTTCGTTGCACTTATTGATGtctttgctacagtttgcagccagaactggctttttatgtgtaaaatagaagaggagttacgagggtcaatccattgtaagtcgggttaagataaccgcaaggaTACTATCAAATAATTCTTTAAATaagcaaatttataagttatataatgataatctatcaaatgctacaaataattATTCAAGAACCAGTGCTATAAACAAATCATATTTATAACAGCTGCAGAGAAAAAGTAAAATtgtgaaacaaaaatatctgcatcatttgctcggccagttgcattctgattcaATTCCTACCTATTAATTCAATACCTTTAACAGTGTTTGCTGACCTCAACTcattttctgcactgctaaactaaTCGATACTAGTGTCCAaacattttttagcagagcaaaacttttacgtgttgcTATTTGGAAAATTTCGCGAAAACAATGATGAACTTTTAGGCGCAGGCGCGCTAAGCACAATTTTATAGCCtgaaaatagtagtacagattccattgtaattgtaaattattttcacatacgtcgaagtatcaagaccacgttaaacaaggaactgctattaaccggatacagttattaatcatttctatggcgttggttttaaagtttaaaataaaaaaccgTAAGCTTTGCAGTTGTAAAACGGGCTTCGATACGAATAGCAATCACGAAAGAATTTATTGTTAATGATGTAACCAAGTctttattaatacgattttgtggacacttttctaatGATCCCTCGCTATTATGGATTCATACAGATCAAAGAATGtgaaagtggtggtcaaataaaggtggcggtcaaataaatgTGGCGGTCAATTAAATGGTGGCAACCTATTTTTTAagccttctcctatagtggcagtcaaatgaagGCGGcggttaaatagaggtggcgtccAAATAAaattggcattcaaataaaggtggcgttcaaataaaggtggcattcaaatacaggtggcgttcaaataaaggtggcgttcaaaaagaggttttacagtaattacaaCAAATAGCATTATTTACATTCTCTTTTTGGGCAATCTCTACAGATAAAAAGAGAGTTCAGATGTATCAAGTGCCAGAATGTTACGTTTGaagttaaaaattaattatgcttAACATTAAACTAGTACACATATAAAAAACCTAATGAAAGCAATGCCAGTTAGTAACGATAAAGGCCTACCTACCACATGTCCTTGAATGTCAGAGGTCGTTCTTGGGTGAGAACATACAGTTCATTTAAAGAGCTGATGATTTGTGTGTCATCCAGCACCTCAGCTACCTTATCCTGCATACAAACACCGGTTTCGTTACTATATATGCATAACAGAGATCGACTGTACGCCTAATGCCTGCCAAGGAAAccgaaaaactaaaatttttgatttaaagctaaaaagtcaatagtaatataaaaataacatgCTAGTAATACATCATGTACATGGTAGACAGGTCTGGAGAGCTAATAGCTACATTCTTCATCAAATGATAAATCTATCCAGTCAACCAGCTCCCAGACTTGTACTAATTACAGAAGATTAGAGCTAATCTAGTGTAAACACCAACCGCTAGGCTATATTGGCACTGCAATGACTGTAAGATGACTGTAAGATGACTGTAAGATGACTGTAGAGACTACACATCTCCTTACTGTCATAAATTTGTGCAGAGATGATATCATCTTCTCATGTAGATCTTTCAACAACTCTTCATTTTCCACGTCTGCAAACGCCTTTTGAAAATTCTTCAGTCTACATGGatttacaataaaatagctaaaacGACAAACTCCTTCGATGCTTTTCTTTTTTTAGAGATATCAATTCAACTGTGCATTACTTTGGTCTCTACAGCATTAAGTGCGAGCATAACTTACACATGAATGTTATAATATGAGacaaaagagaagataacttacGAAAGGTACTGAAAACAACGAGAGATGACAAACTCAATCGCCTCTTTAAACTCGGCTGCTAGAGGATACTCATTTTCATATGATGATGTTGAGTTAGTAAGGTACGGTCGGGCGACACTGATATCGTCACTAGCCATGATCTCTTTAGCGGTTTGGGCTAGGTTTGAAGCTTGTGAGTATCTAAAGGTAGAATCAAATCATTGATTTGGGGAATGACTCATTGCTGTCGTATTGAATCAACACAGAAACCATGAAATCTACAATTGACCAACAGATTTACAACGACTGCTTTCActgcaatataaaaaataattattttaagaaaaataaaacactgGTGACAAAAACACTCACAGAACTTATTCAAATAGTCCAATGAAAGAAATTAACAGAAATGACAAAATATTCTGATCAGAAAAATTGTCTATTAATCATCAGCTGCGTGTTGCTCGTTGGAATTCAAAAACCATAATGCCAAGCTTGGATCAGGGTTGGCATAGTATTTCCCATGGCGGTTATTACTGCCGGTTTATACCGCCCTgggaaaaactcatttttgtACAAGAGTGGTAAAAATtgggaaaaactaaaaaacctcTTTTTTGACAAGTTGACTAATGCTTAAGCAGAGAATAACAATACACTTATACCATTAGTTGTCATAGAGCTTCTTTATGGCTCTTTAACAGTAAACAGGCTAAAAAAGCGCATAACCTTTATAATTGGTTTATTTCCTAAATATAGAATGAAAAGACCAGATCACAAGATAATATTCgtttattgacatatattaaatattaatattgaataaaaagcaaaattgaTACGCGTGAAACATGACAGTAAGCAcaatacaacaattaaaaaataattgaaaaacgaAAACACATGAAAATAATGCCAAGTAGTCAAGACCAGTGAACTGAACAAACAGATTAGAGTATTGAGAAATGATTGTCTAAGAAAAGTTAATTTTCGTATTCGGCCGAATCGTACCctaaagaaattgtttttaggttttggtaTCAAGCTACCAGTTTGGGCGCTTTCTCCACTCCAAGCCTGTTGCGCAGCTTGGTCTGCACTAAGGAAAAAGTGCTAAACAATACACGtcaaaacagttttattattgGACTGCAAAAGGCTCATCGTTATTTAATGCTGGCCTGTATTTTGGGTGTtgatttttgataatttttcccacttttaaacactattttacTTCCATTGCTATTGATTGATATAAATATGGAGCCACACAACTAATTTTTTAGtccaatttttcattttttagcaaaatatttggttaAAAATTTTGGCGTTATATTTCccggtttttaccagtttttcccGCTGCCCTGGGAAAAACAGTTTTTCCCGAGAAAAATGCCAACCCTGGCTTGGATGGAGGATAATTACTGAAAGTAAAAACATCGAGACACAAGGTTGGCCACCAAAGACAGCCCGATCCCCATGCCAAACCATAGCACAGTTGGCCGAACGCACCACACGTCGAAACAACTCTCATGACCCCTTCGAGCCGAACACAACGATGTTTTAATTAAGAAGGACTATAAAACTGGTGAGCGAGTAATAGACTGAAAAGGCTACTCGAGTTCTCTTACAATCTCTAATAAAGATTATAAAGTATCTGTTTCGTATCAAGAAAAGATCTGGTTAAAAAGACCACACAGAACTCAAATACAACTAAGCTCCTCGAAAGAAGAAAGCTTTACCATAGTATTTCTCTGATGTAAGGAGACAATTTGTTATGCTAAGATATTAAAAGGCTAATGCTGACTTCAGCATGAATGTCTTGTGGAAATGCAATCTGACCGATATTCTGCAAAAACAGAAGCTATAAGTAATATATTTGCTTAATATGTTTGATGCCAAATTTAGGTTAAGATTTGCCTTAAGATTTGCATGTGAATTATGTACTTTCAAGCCACCTGAACAATACAGTAGACGcaactataacatatacctatatataacataaattccagataacgtaaaaaatttatataaagttattgctttgtactacgtaaacaattccatataacgtgaagtgtcaagtcgggcgagttttcaaattcgatttgaatgttagtttatctcgCTGCACTTGCGAAAGAAAAAAATTTGTGCGTATAGCGTtgcatttattatatataactttcgtgACATTCTAGTTGGGCGTTATATatcgttaaatgtgtcgacaaaaggcaaataggatagctgcgcaattgttcagaaatacaaaggcgatcgattggtacaggtgttac from Watersipora subatra chromosome 2, tzWatSuba1.1, whole genome shotgun sequence encodes:
- the LOC137388663 gene encoding uncharacterized protein, with the protein product MASDDISVARPYLTNSTSSYENEYPLAAEFKEAIEFVISRCFQYLSLKNFQKAFADVENEELLKDLHEKMISSLHKFMTDKVAEVLDDTQIISSLNELYVLTQERPLTFKDMWRPSGDPSIDLEAHIQAAIGQYHKTFSEMLADLLLVNSRKRALIASAESEILALQGDIAQITKKLKAIELANHKLSIQQNRPAD